The Osmia bicornis bicornis chromosome 12, iOsmBic2.1, whole genome shotgun sequence genome contains the following window.
GTTATAATAGACATTAACTttcttattgtgatactaacGTTAGGAACACGTGTTCAGAGACTGTggttatataaaaatttttaaacggtATCTAAACGGTAGAAAATTTACATAAACACGTAATTGGTGGCtggaagaaaattataattacgcTCTATTTAACAGCAAACCGAAATATTAACGTAAAGGACGAATTTCGATTTGGTTTCTGGTAGCAAATATATTAACAACTTGAATGTAGTGGGGTCATCGATGACCGGCATCGCAAATtactcgaataattaaaagaaaaaagaaaaataaaacgatgGAAAAATATTGCTATTATACTAATGATGCAAGATAGCAGATTAAGGAGAGGGAGGACAAAtctaactaatttagatttccTTTTACatagattaatattcaagtaaacattagacgcaaaatcgtcttatgggggccctgcatttaagtttaaagaaaaatagcgATTGCGCATTTTAATTGTATCAGAAGTGAATGTACTCACGTTTGTTGACACCGAATGCAAAGTCAGTGAATTGCGAGTTCCGAAGGACATTATTAGTTACAGTACGAGGATTCGAAGGGGCGAAGTCTGGATCGTCGAGGTCAAAGGCCACGTTCTCCTCGAATTCTGTCAAACTGCTCTCCATAGTCACGGGAAATATGGTATCGAGTCGATCTTCAGCACCGAATTATGAAACGatctgaaacagaaaaaataattaattgtattaCTGTTCAACGtagagaaaataaatgaatttcctttttctcagAATCTACTGCAACtatcaatttcaaatttcagatACCTAAAGTctattatcaaataaaaaaattaaaaaaattaaatattttaacttCAAAAAATGCTCACTCCCCTTTTTGTAATATGGTAAGTTTGataagaatttcaaataaatattattttgtggTCTGTAAATTTGCATCACAGGTAAAGCAATGTTACTTAccacaaaataaattttgaatttttataaaattaaaatatacattaataattataGCTGTTTCCTTCGGAACAAAATTAAGCCTTTTGCGTGACCGTGTACGCATCATTAGCATAGAATAGCCTGCACAAATTAGATACGCACTGTATCGTTAAAATAACTGTTATTAATGCCTGAATAGTAGGTCGGGGTTATTCTGACCCTCGGTTCAATTTGAACGAATAAAACAACTAAATGTATATAGTTCGCCGTGATAATGttcaaaaagaaatgaaaatgaaaataaatgaaataaaagaaaacctTCTTGGAAggtttattaaattacaaaacatTCGTAGAACAATAAGAAAGCACGTTTGgggaatatttaaaaaatactatTCTAAATATCTTACGCTGTAATGTATGCaagtatgtacatatatcATGAATAATAACGCGAGGTCAGTTGACGGAACAGGTCGATAGTTTACATTATTAAGTAccttttctcttatttttttcctCCTTAAATTAAATGTCATCGTAGCATTGGTCAATGTACGCGCGACGATAACGTAATGATATACACTTCGGatctaattaatatttcaaaacattataataaatttcttgtCAAAGGAATTACCATAAACGTAGGTAATTTGAATACAAACGTACAACGTAATTGACGTAACGAACGATACTGTCGAAAACATTCATTTGAGAAAAGATAAccacaaaatttttatttaatgatgCTATAAAGTAAGAAGTAAAAATcatttctaattgaaattgGAAGATTCTATCCTTTGATCTTTTATATGATATTTATGTAAATGATTATAATgctttaataatttatagtaATTCAAAGATGGAGGGCGCTGCCGAGAAGCggttttaaaattcaaattctaAGATAAATGTCTGCCTAAAGTGcgcaaatatttgcaaatattttataatgaaaacgACAAAGCAATTCATCATTTACAAACTTGGAATGACACTGACAGAGAACGCGtgacaaataaaaaaaaggaatagaCAAAGAATGAAAAAGATCGAATTTTGTGTTTGCATTTTGACGGATATTTATCTATGTTCCTCGACGCGTAACACGAGaaaccattttcttttttctattaaCGATATTGCCGATAGATTTAgataaaacgaaataaaaattgcaaatggATTGTTACATTAATCTGCTTCCTATAGTCTatcatttaatatcaataatcTCAACAACAGGTTAATTAAgatttaataatgatattaatttaagTGGTTTCCTTTTCATGTATGATGAATGATGAGTAACGGATACGACGCCAACACACAGGTATATTGATAGATATAGGTACTACGCATCAGAGGAAATGCTTACAAAAATCAGAAGCACGAGAACGCGACACTAGGCTTAAAAGGTTAAAGACTTTATGTCAAGTTATTCAGATATTCTTTTGTAGCGTCATTAGAAAAGTCAGAACAACACGAAACACAATGTATGTTCgtttctaataattaaaatattaaatttaaacacGAAACCAACTGTGAATGATATATTATTGTAACTCGAGTTCTGAAAATTAAACTGTACACTGTTATAGAATATTCGATACAAATAagacaatatttttaaacactACCATTTAAAATGTCAGTTATCAAAGTATTGAATAACCATACATAATCATATTTTTTGGTATATCATATCAAATTTACGCGTGTCAGTTTCGTACATAAATACAAAACAAAAtggcaaataatttaataatgctCGTGAGATGAAATGTTAGGTTCTATGGAAATTAAtggataaaatgaaatgtacATATTTTAAACTGTTCAAACTTCAAAAACGCTTACGATACCTGAAACGCACTCATAAAcataaaatgtacattaaagTGACTAAAATTCCTACCTGTGATATAATAGTTGCAATCTGCTGATGTTTATACGACGATTCACAATTAGCACTGAATTTTCGAATATTTCCGCGATAAAAGGAACGAGAGGTGTACTTTCACGACCCGCTTGTACCGGCGGCCGAAGGTCGACTGACACACGTCCGACGTTCGCGCGGGAAATTTGTCTTACGTACTCGTACAGTTTCGCGCGTCTGTTCGAAATCCAATTAATATCTCTTATCTTAAGAGATGACATGTTGTAAATTTCGATGATTAGTGTTTTCTGCTTATCATCCTTCATCTATGGTATTAGatagatttatttaaaaaattataaaagtaaGTTATCAATTTGGAATAATATACATTCGTAATAAAGATATGCCCCTTAAAcaaaattagatataattataaaaaccAAGGTAAGTATTTTAAATAAGTTCACAAAGTTTATTGAAACTATTGtgcatatttaatattaattaataacgcaactaattatcattattttcttaactACGTGACCAAGtttcatataaaaataatttcagtaCATCACAGAAATCACAAGTTTATTTCGGGTAGGTGTCACACGttaaattgatattaaatacagtttaaaatatatatatatatatatatatatatatagcggcaattaaaatttacagaaattCTTGATCTTATGATTACACTTCAAATTACGTATGTATATCATTTACAAAGCTTTAACATTAAGTAAAATGATTGTAGTAAGCTAGCAACACAGTtaaaaacttataaaatatttatacattttaaatattactaAAAAATATGCTAATTTGAGCATGATTTATCCCCTTGCAACTCTATTGCAATTTTTGGTCATAAATTTCGATTAATATTTGAACCATCAAATATTATCTACTTCATCATTGTACAATGAAATACCAccattcatttttaatttaaaatataacttTATCACAGGTAATTACGTTAATACATTGATCCAAATCCTGTATGAGAAGTAGATGATTGGTATATTTCTTTATACACATTATTATgggtttataaatattatacttACTAGGATTTGGAGGTGGACGCATTCTATAGATATCTGGAGGAATAAATCGCGGGGGGTATGGTCTTAAAGGACCCATCATAGGAGGTCTGACACTACCATAAGGAACTTGTGCACGAATAGGGACTAAGGGTCCAACCATTATAGGTCTTGGTGGGAAGTTCTGTAGAAATGATAAATGGGTAAAGTTTAATATCACAGAATTATAAGACCTTgcataaaaattgaattcttACTCCACAATAAATAGGAACAGGGATCTGCTCAATATAATGTGGTGGAGGAACCCTCAGTTCTCTAGATCTATCTCTATCTCTCCTCTCCTTAGAGCGTTCTCTTGACCTTCCTCGGTACTCTTGATAAGATCTCTCATCCCTAACTGATCTACTGTTAAGATAACATTTTTTAGAATATACTTCTCCAtacaatatttgaaatattacatttacaaagctttacaaatatttgaaatatactTATGATGAGAATTTCTAtcccattttctttcttctctttccctAGAACGCGAATGATCACGACGACTTCTTTCTCGTGACCGATTGTTATCTATGTTATGTGGATGAGTACGTCTTCTTTCTTGTTCATTATGACGTTCTCTATACTCTCTACTTTTATCTCTATTATGTTCTCTTTCCCTGAACAGATTACATtacttaataaaataaaagcaaagaaatatacataatagatgaaaatgtaaaaaaaaacacaATTTGTACCTATCATTTCTATAAATTTCTCTATTATTATGTCTTGAGTCTTCGTGCCTGGAAGAAAAGCGATTAATGAAAACCTTAATTTCTAAACACTTTGATGATATATTATCTGGAAACTGCATAAAACGtaagtattaaatttaatcttaAATTATAAAGCAATACTCTGTATCATATCACCATGTGTCATACCATAATAAAGTATCATATTAACTCTGATTTTACTTAATGCCATTCATGGATTTCATGAATGAAAACTAATATTTCCTATAGTGTATCCTTCAAATATTTAAGCTAAGTGTATGTAGCTATGTTTGTGTTTTACTAagttgcaaaaaaaaaagttaagcTATGTACAATAAGCATacaagtatattacatacggAAGGGAATTAATTGCATAAAGCTGTATGCAGTGTTGGAAGATAAAATGGAATACAGCAAACAgctgtaaatattaattgctAACAAAATTACTAACAAAGATTATGCAAAGTAAAAAGTATGCAACATACAATACGTTGATATTACaatttatgttataatataatGCCGTTTTATTTACTATTAACAATCTAAATTACTCACCTTCTAAAACTGCTAtcaattatattaatgtcAATTACCTGAATCAGAAAGTGTgcataacaataacaatataCCAATGATAGGCTTTactgataaaataattaataaatcttttatcgaattaaaagaaataaaaagcaaTATCATTAAGATGATTCAAAgatatatgaaaaattttgtatcTTTGCATTCTCCTTAAGAAGgatgtataaattaataaagtaaaaaataaagcaTAAGCACTGGTATTAACATAAGCAAGCATATGCATACAGTCAGGTGCATCCTTGTCCATCTGCTGCCATTTATCGTCATCCTTGCGAAGCATTAGTAAAGCTAGAACAAAACAGACTGTAATAACATAAAACAAAACATGCCTAAAACAATTCAGAAGCATAATTACATTCACAATTAAATTGTGAAACATATACAACACGAAAGCACATCCATTAGAGACCAACACAATACAAGAAATGTAATATCTCTAAACATTTCATCACAATACAAAGCgctacttttattaaatataagaTCAACTGAAATATGTTTTATTCTAAACAAAAGTATGATAAAGCTTAAGTCGTTCTGACTAAAACTAAAAAACGGAAGAAGCATGTCTGTATGACAAATAGTCCTGAAGATAAGAATTTATGTTTATAGTCAAAAACCTGTTGAAATCATCCATAAATTTCAACTCTGGAAACACTTtcttaattattgaatttcaagCCTATAACGGCTATAACCATATATATTTTCTGTATAAAACCAGtgtatattctgtataaataCAATACTCCAGTATACAGATACTAACTTATGAACGAATTCTTTGTTTGTTAAGCAATACCTTTTTCTCATTCGTTCACAAATCAGCTGTACACTGATACCATATCcatatacatatagtataatcttataaatagaaatttttaaaaataacttCGTTCTCCATGAGATTACAGTTACCAGTACAGGCACAAACCTGGAATGATGCGGCGAAGTACGTGGAAGACTGTGACTTCGAGCTCTTACATTAGTCGGAGACGtcgtatatttttttaagGTTTTTGATTTgctttctaaaaattaaaaacttcaaACTAGCAAAACAGAGGACCAGTTATAGAATTCACAGATTATCGTTTAAGACAGCAAACGATTATTTCTATGAAAATCtgtgaaaaaaatattggaatGTATTGATTTTGACTATCAAACATACCTAAATTTTCACTACTTATAGCTTTAACAGTACGACGTTCTCCAACTTCTTCTGTTTTGACTActgcattttttatttcttccctTTCAAATATTGGCTTGGATCCTTCTCCTACAGTTAcaacatttataaataaaaagaatacaTGAAATATATACAAACATATGTCGGGAAGAAGCAATTAAGCAGTACTAAAAAGTATGACAGACCTTGAAGATAGTAAAGTTCATATTTAAACTAATTGGCTAGCTCTGAACAATTGTAAGCCAGGTCACTTCATTACAACTTTATCATTTGAATGCAACTATAAATAAAGGCTATTACTCTTAATGACACTTTATACTGTTAATTTTGTATTAGCtacttataaaaaaaaatattacggAAAAATTTACTTGTGGTATTTAGTTTAATATATGTTTCAAAAATACGAAGAAAAGAGACTTTCATAATCaattaatgattaaaaaaattaattggcTTACAATTTTCTTGACTGCCATATTATACCATACACATGaatataatttatgtatattaattcgaaagatattgaaattaaatttcattagtTATGTTTATAGTAATTTCATGATCAATACAATAAAATCTTCCAAGATGGTTTTTATCTTCCCAGATGATAAAATCTTGCTCTTCATTAGTTTAGAAccttgtaattttttaattttttcccacaaaataatttatattcaatCTATCGATATATTTTACCTCATAAACATAAACGATAATTTcataaatcaaaattatatCTATTCATTTAGTTAGTATTTTgta
Protein-coding sequences here:
- the LOC114875000 gene encoding serine/threonine-protein kinase fray2-like, which produces MKRNVPGHSHRDEKARASRSEDYEAASHSRAEEEKVRRRREWMLQQKLNEEHERLKKKKILEYEMQRAREKKLREAKGRSRCSRSSSPSKSPPSRHGRTSVSDTPKTLSEKLESSNGTTPIFKGPEGTQISVTELRRIKVDIHRSIPGKSTADDLHREIINPEDVVVKRREGEGSKPIFEREEIKNAVVKTEEVGERRTVKAISSENLESKSKTLKKYTTSPTNVRARSHSLPRTSPHHSRHEDSRHNNREIYRNDREREHNRDKSREYRERHNEQERRRTHPHNIDNNRSRERSRRDHSRSREREERKWDRNSHHNRSVRDERSYQEYRGRSRERSKERRDRDRSRELRVPPPHYIEQIPVPIYCGNFPPRPIMVGPLVPIRAQVPYGSVRPPMMGPLRPYPPRFIPPDIYRMRPPPNPRFGSMY